Sequence from the Clostridium saccharobutylicum DSM 13864 genome:
ATAAAATAATAAAAAGTTAAAATCCAAATTTTACATTTAGACTATCTAACTTTGTAATCAACATTTAATTAAATAATTATACATTGCAATTTAATGTGACTTTTATACTTAGCAAATTAGACTTCGTCATAAATTCAATTCACTATCCCCTTCTTGCCTCACCCATGTTTTAAAATTAGCTGGATCTAATTCATTAATAAGAAATACTCTTGCTCCACGTGGTATATAATCTTCACCATAAGTTCTATATCCAGCATATCCACCATAACCTAGTTTAATTTCTTTAAACACCGAACAATAATTATTTAGATGATCGTGTCCAACAAATACGCCTTTTACATCCCCAACATTATAAATAAATTCAAAAAGACCAGAATTTATTTTAGGACAACTTTCTTCTTCAAATCTCTTACCGTTAATCACACCATTTTTATATGCTTTTTTAAATTCTTGTAATGGTATATGAAAAAACATAAGAGCTGGTATATTTTTATTATATTTAATTTTTAAATTTAGTGCTTTTTTCTTATACCAACAAATCTGTGTGAATTTGATCCAGTTATATCCACCAATAAATCTAGGTGCATATTTTCCTGAATCCATGAAATAAAGATTAAATTTAGGTATAGAATTATCCTTTGAACTTTTTAAAAGGATATTATAATTGCCAACTCTATCAAAAGTCTTATAACCTATTTGACTAACATTATATTTAAAATTCATATAAAACTTCATCATTTCTTCTTTACTCATCATATTGTGCTCATCATCATGATTGCCAAAAACAATAGCCCACGGTATATTCCTAGTTTCCATTGGTTCTGCAACATGATTAATAGCTAGTTTCACATCATCTACGCTTTGACATTTACCATCAATAATATCTCCAGTTAATACTACCATATTAGGTTTCTCATACTCTAAAATTTTGTTCATAATGTCTATTGCCTTATCTTTATTTGGTCCTTCATGTAAATCTGTAAACTGAACAATCTTAAAATTACCATAAGAATCAAATCTAAG
This genomic interval carries:
- a CDS encoding metallophosphoesterase family protein; its protein translation is MRIPLRFDSYGNFKIVQFTDLHEGPNKDKAIDIMNKILEYEKPNMVVLTGDIIDGKCQSVDDVKLAINHVAEPMETRNIPWAIVFGNHDDEHNMMSKEEMMKFYMNFKYNVSQIGYKTFDRVGNYNILLKSSKDNSIPKFNLYFMDSGKYAPRFIGGYNWIKFTQICWYKKKALNLKIKYNKNIPALMFFHIPLQEFKKAYKNGVINGKRFEEESCPKINSGLFEFIYNVGDVKGVFVGHDHLNNYCSVFKEIKLGYGGYAGYRTYGEDYIPRGARVFLINELDPANFKTWVRQEGDSELNL